The following nucleotide sequence is from Melioribacteraceae bacterium.
ATGCCATGCTTGTCAATCTGGTTGTACTTGTCATTACATCTTTTAATGTTAACAACGTAAACTTTTTTCTTCCGATTGTTAGTAATGTGGCTCCAAGTGCACCAATAGCTGCGGCTTCGGTTGGCGATGCAATTCCGGCAAAGATTGATCCAAGAACAGCAATAATTAAAAACAATGGTGCAATGAATGCACCAATAATATTGACAAACTTCATGTCTCTTCTGAAACTTTCTAAATCTTCTCTTGGCATAGCCGGAACTGATTTTGGATCAATAAAAGTCTTTAAAACAATATATAAGAAGTAAAGTGAAACCAACATAAATCCCGGAATAACCGCGGCCATAAATAAATCACCGACGGAGATATTCAATACACTTCCAAGCAGAACTAATACAATTGACGGAGGAATTATTTGTCCCAATGTTCCGGATGCAGAAATAATACCGGTTGCTGTTTGTGGACTATAACCTCGTTTTAACATTGTAGGTAAACTCAAAACCCCCATAGTAACAACCGTCGCCCCAACAATTCCTGTTGCGGCAGCGAGCAAAGTGCCAACTATCAAAACAGAAATTGCCAAACCACCTTTTAGTTTACCGAACAATAAAGCCATTGTTTCAAGAAGTTCTTCTGCTAATCCGGACTTTTCAAACATTACTCCCATGAATATGAACAACGGTACGGCAATAAGAATGTAATTGTTCATTATTCCCCAAATACGGAGAGGAAGCAGATTGAAGAAATCAAAACCAAATGTAAATAAACCAAATATTATCGATGCCCCGCCAAGCGTGAATGCCACCGGGAAACCGGCTAGCAATAAAAGTAAAACCACAATGAAAAAAATTATAGGCATAGCTTCCATCATAAATTTTCCTTGTAAGAAGCTTTTCTGAATTGCACGAGCGAACGAATGATTAGAGCAAAACTCTGAATTAGAATTAATAAAAACGAAATTGGTAGAATTGCTTTGAGAATATATCTAGCCGGAAGTCCGCCCGGATCGGGTGAGGTTTCTGACATATTAAATGAGGATATAACAAAATTTTGTGATGCATAAACAATCATCAAACAAAACGGGATTAAAAATAAAATCGTTCCCAAAATATTAATTAGTGCTTGAGCTTTTTGAGAAAGGCGAGAATAAATCAAATCAACTCTAACATGCTCATCATGTTTTAAAGTATATGCCGCACCGATAAGAAAAATTACAGCAAATAAATGCCATTCTAATTCTTGAACAGCAACACTGCTAAACTTAAAAAGATATCGCGAGACTACATCGAAGCAAACAAGAAGGACTAAAACGAAGGCTAACCAAGAAACACTTTTCCCAATTTTTTCACTGAGATTTTCAATTTTGTGGGCAATTTTTTCAAGTAACAAAACTTAGTTTTATCTCCATATTCGTTCTTATTTTGAATAAAAACTTAGACATTTTTCAGTAAAAAAGTTATATTGATTTATAAAAGATAAAAGGCTCTTATAGACTATTTTAGGATATTCGGTGTGATTACTGATTATCCATATTATATAGGTGCGGTGATGAAGACGAAGAAAAGTAACGCAAATGATATCCAAACAAAGTTAGAATTGGGTTTTGAACTAAACTTTGGAACTTCAAACTCGGTAAAATATTTTCAAAGCCCGTCAAGCATAATTCTAATGGGAGATCACACACAGTACAACGATGGAATAATGATTGCGACTGTTGTTGATAGCTTCGTGTATTTCGCTTGCCAAAAAAGTCAAAAAAAAATTGAAATTGCTTATAATAACCAGAAAATATCCGGTGATTTAACAGGTGGTTTTAAAGATTCTTCAGACGATAAACTACTACATAGTTTAATTCACCTGATCAACAATCTAATAAAAGGAAATTATATTAAATGCGGTTTTGAGTGTTTCATTAAAAATGAAACTTCTAAAGTGTTTGGGCTTGGTAATCATGCCGCTGCAATGATGGGATTCATGAAATCTTTATCGAGCACTTCGTGTTTTGACCTCAACAATCATCAAATGGTTGAAGTGGCTGTAAAATCGGAAACCGAATTATTCGGTCCTGTTGTAAGCAAAACACTGTTTTATGCTTCACTTATGCACAAAGAACATTCACTTTTATATCATGATAGCAGAACGGACTTCAAAAAATTTTTACCGATAAATGAAAATATTCGGCTTGTTATTTGCAATACTAATGTCGAAAAAGAAAATTTTCATGAAAGATGTAAAGATAGAATTGTTGAATGTGAAGTTGGTGTGAAAGGTTTACGCTTATACATTTGGGGAATTAAAAACTTACGTGATGTGGAAGAAAAATTTCTTGAAAGACATATTCATATGCTTCCCAAAAGATTGTATTCAAGATGTCTTTACAACGTGCTGGAAAGAAAATTGGTCGAAGATGCATACAAGCATCTTCGAAATAATGAAATTGAGGAATTCGCAATTAATCTAAACAAGACTCATAAACTTTTGGCAGAGCATTATGAAATAAGCTCAGTGACTATGGATAAATTAGTATCAATTGCTGAAGAATCAAAAATTTGTTTAGGAAGCAAAATGGTCAGTTGTTCGTATCATGATTCAACAATTAATTTAGTGTATAAAAAGAATCTTGACAAGTTTAGCACGCATGTTTCAACAAAGTACGTTTCAAAGAATGGATCCGAATTAGTAATTGAAGATTACGGAATTTCCGAAGGTGCAAATCAATTGAAAATAAACCAAAAGCACACTGTTTACAGAAATTAATTTTTCGGAAATTTTACCTGCAATTACTCAAACAAATTCAACTTGATTTTAACACATCTTAGTAATACATTTTCTCCGAATTAAATAAGGAATTGTATGCCCTATTCTGAAGAATTTTTTGACAACAATGATGAGCAATATTTCGAAGACGAAGACATTCAAGAAAAAGTAAATTCATGTAAGCAGATTGTATCAACCGGTCAAACATTTTCATACTTAGAAAACATTGAAGAAACTATTGAACTTTGCCTGGAGTATGATTTTGTTGAAGACGGTTTATTCTTATGTGATGCAGTATTGGATATTACACCATATAACTCTGAAGTTTGGCAGTTCAAAGGGATGTTGCTGAATAATAAATTTGATTTTGATAATGCATATGTAGCTTTCAATAAATCGCTTTCATTAAATCCAAATGACGTCGAAACATTAATAAACAAATCCATCGCTGAAGAGAATTTAAATCTCTATCCGGATGCAGTTGAAACACTTGAGAAAGCCCTTCAATTAGAACCAAACAATGAAGAAGTGCTGTTCAGTTTAGGATTGCTTAATGAAAGACAAGAAAACTATCGCGAAGCGATCGAGTATTTCAAGAAGGCAATTGAAGCCGACAGTTCTTATTCAGAATCTTGGTATGAACTCGGTTACTGCTATGAAAGCATAGATGAACTTGATGAAGCATTAAAAGTATATGAAAAGTTTTTAGATTTAGAACCGCACAGTCCTACCGGATGGTATAATAAAGGTATTGTACAAATTAGAATGGGTGATTTTGCAAAATCCGCAGATAGCTTTGAATTATCAATAGCTCTTAAAGATGACTTTGCCAGCTCATGGTTTAATTTAGGTGTTGCATACGCAAATATGAATAAAATTAATGACTCACTGTCTTCATTTAAAAGAGCAGCCGAAATTGATCCTTATGATGAATCAATATTTCTTAATATCGGTCAAGCATATGAAGACCTTGGTGATCTGAACATGGCAATAAAAAGTTACACAAAATCGATTAGTCTTGATGAAGATTATTACGAAGCATATTTGGCGAGAGGTTATTGCTACGATATGCTTGGTAAATACAGGCTTGCGCTGAGAGATTTCAACAAAGCTATTTCAATTACCACAAATCCAACCGATGCTTGGTCGGCGAAAGCTGATTTAGAATATTCCCTTGGTCATTTAAAGGACTCAATAAATTGTTATATCAATGCTATTCAAGCTGATAATAAAAATTTTAATGCGTGGTTCAAACTTGCCGAAACTCATATTGAAGTAGGAAGCTGGCTTGATGCACTTGCTGCATTTGAAGAATGCTTGAATCTCAGACCGAATCATGCAAATAGTTATTACGGTAAAGCTAAAATTTTCTTTTTACTAAACAGAACATCTGAAGCAATTTCTTGCTTAAAGTCGGCGTTTAATCTTGATCCGACAATAAAAAACGATTTTGCAAAAGAGTATCCCGAAGTTAAGACTTCAAAACTTTTTAATAAACTAATTCAAGAAAACTGATTTATTCAATTCATGCAATCATTAAACAAGTTTAATCATACAACTCAAATTGTAGGAGTGATGGGACATCCCATCAGGCATTCATTCTCTCCGTTAATGCATAATATCTCTTTTGAGATTCTGGATTTGAATTACATCTATCTTCCTTTCGATGTTACAATTACTAATTTAAAAACAGCCTTAAAAGGAATGATTGCACTTGGAATAAAAGGGGTTAACGTAACTCTTCCATTGAAAGAAAAAATCGGTCAATACCTAAATGAAATTTCAGACGAAGCCGGAATTGTTGGATCAATAAATACTGTGGTTAATGAAAACGGCAGCCTGCATGGATACAATACTGATGTACACGGAATAATTGAAACACTTGCTCCTTTTAAAGATGAGATAGTAAATCAAACAGTGACTGTAATAGGTTCAGGCGGTGCTGCGAGAAGTGTACTCTATGCGCTTATTAAAGATTTTAAACCTGGTAAAATTAATATTGTAAACCGAACTGCCGATAAAGCCGAGTCGTTAAAGGAATACTTTATTAGTAAAATGTTATTCGAGGAAATTCATTCCTACGAACTTCTTCCCCCGGATTTAGTAGGTTTATTCAAGGATTCGAAACTGATTGTTAATGCCACTTCGATTGGGATGACACCGGCCATTGATGATGCCGCAACTACAATTGCCGAATCATTTCACAAAGAACAAATTGTTTTTGACGTTGTTTATACCCCGCTTAAAACCAAATTGTTGGAAATAGCCGAAGGACAAGGTGCAATTGCTCTGAATGGTTTGAAAATGTTTATTGAGCAAGGTGCAAAATCTTTTGAACTTTGGACCGAAAAAGAAATGCCGAAAGAAAAAATTTATACAGCTATTAAATCTTATATGCAAAGCTAATTAATCAGCTTAACATTTCAACAGCTTTCCTAAATCTTTCAACCGCCCTTTCAAGATTTTCCATCGAGTTTGCGTAGGAGACTCTCAGATAACCTTCCGCACCGAATGCACTTCCCGGAACAACGGCAATTTGAGCTTCTTTAAGTAAATGCATAGCGAAATCAAAAGAATGCTCAATTTTATAAACATTTGATTTGCGGTGAAACAATTTTGAGATATTAGGAAATAAATAAAATGCTCCTTCAGGTTTATTACAGGTAATTCCGTCAATCTTATTTAATTCCGCATGTAAGTAATTTCTTCTTTTCTCAAACTCTTTTCTCATTTCTTCAACGGCATTTTGCGGACCTATAAAAGCTTCAATTGCTGCTTGCTGTGATATTGACGAAGCATGAGAAGTCGAATGACTTTGTAATTTATTAATACCGTCAACAACATTTTTTTGTGCGGCAGTGTAACCTATTCGCCAGCCTGTCATTGCATATGCTTTTGAAACACCGTTTATCAATATTGTCCTTCTCTTTGTATCTTCACCTAAAGTTGGAAAGCTTGTGAATTTAAAATCATCGTAAACAAGTTTGTCGTATATCTCATCAGCGATAACAAAAATGTGATACTTTGACATTATTTCGGCAATCTCTTGAAGTTCATCTTTCGTATAAGCCGAACCTGTAGGATTTGAAGGATTACATAAAATCATCGCTCTGGTATATGGAGTAATTGATTCGACTAATTGTTTGGGAGTTAATTTAAAGCCGGATTCTTCCGTAGTTTCAACAATTACCGGTGTACCGTGAGCAAGAGTAACCATTTGAGGATATGAAACCCAGTAAGGTGCCGGAATTATAACTTCGTCATCAACATGAACGGTTGCCATAATTGTATTGTAAACACTTTGCTTCGCCCCGTTCGAAACGATTATTTCATCCAAGGCATATTCTATATCATAGTCTCGTATTAAACTCTGTTGAATTGCTTTTCTTAATTCAACCGAACCGGAATTTATAGTATACTTTGTATGCTCTTCATCAATAGCACGTTTGGCAGCATCTTTAATATTTTGCGGTGTAGGAAAATCAGGTTCACCTACACTTAAATCGATTACATCTTCACCGCGTGCTTTCATCGCTTTAGCTTCACCGGCAACACGCATTGTTGGGGAAACACCAACTTTATCTATTCTTTTACAAACCGATAATTCACCCATTCTCATTTTCGAAAAACTCCCATTTAAATTGCACCCAATATAAGAGTTGGGGTATTTAGATGAAAGATCAATTAATTTTTTGGACTGGTTTTCTTTACAATTATATCCGTATAAAGCAATGCTAAAGTCTCATAATAAAGAAAGATAACAATCAAGTTGAAAAGCAATTTCTTTTATTATTGATTTGCACATCATAAAAATGAATGGCGCTATGAATATTGTCGAAAAAATTTCAAAAGAATTACAATTAAAAGCCGAACAAATTAAAACAGTATTTAGTCTTTTTGATGACGGTGCAACCGTTCCGTTTATTGCTCGGTACAGAAAAGAACATACCGGCGGTTTAGATGAAGAACAACTTAGAGAAATTGAAGATAGAAGAAATTATTTGATTCTATTAGAGGATAGAAAGAACACCGTCTTAAATAGTATCGAAGAACAAGGTAAACTTACTCCCGATTTAAGAAACAAAATTTTAGAAGCTGAAAAATTGAGAGATGTTGAAGATCTTTATCTTCCTTATAAACCAAAAAGAAAAACTCGTGCGACTATTGCGATTGCAAAAGGACTTGAACCCTTAGCCGACTTCATACTCAACAATCCTCATTTCAAAGGTAACATTACCGATGAAGCTGCGAAATACATAAACCTTGAAAAAGAAGTTACAACAGCAGAAGAGGCATTGCAAGGAGCAAAAGATATAATTGCCGAAAGAATTTCTGAAAATGCCGAAGTAAGACAATTAGTTAGAGATTATCTTTTAGATAACGCAAAAATTATTTCAAAGAAATCAAATACAAAGAAAGAAGATTTGGATAAAAACAAGAAGGATGTTTATGATATTTATCACGATTTCGAAATCGAAATTAGAAAAATAAAACCTTATCAAGTTCTTGCCATTAACAGAGGAGAAAAAGAAAAATTTCTTAAAATCGTGTTAAGTTTTGATCATCCTAAAATTACCGGGGAAATTTATGATAAATTTTTCGGGACTGACGAAAACGATTTTACAGAATTGCTCAATGAAGTTACAATAGATTCATTTGATAGATTAATCTTCCCGTCAATTGAGCGAGACGTTAGAAGTGAACTAACGGAAAAAGCCGATTTACATGCGGTTGAAATTTTCGCATCAAATCTTAGACAATTATTATTACAACCACCATTTACCAATAAAATGATAATGGGAATTGATCCGGGATATGTTTCGGGATGTAAAGTTGCCGTAATTGATAAAACAGGCAAGTATTTAGAAGGCGAAACAATTTATCCTCATCCGCCGCAAAAGAGGATGGATGGCGCAAAGAAAACAATTGTTGATCTGATTAAAAGATACAAAGTAGAGTTAATCTCAATCGGTAACGGAACCGCAAGTCGGGAAACGGAGCAAATGGTCGCCGAATTAATTGCGGAGAATAAATTACAATGTCACTATCTAATTACTAATGAAGCCGGAGCTTCGGTTTATTCTGCATCGAAAATTGCTAAAGATGAATTCCCCGATCTTGATGCATCTCAACGAGGAAACATATCGATTGCGAGAAGAGTTCTTGATCCGCTTGCTGAACTAGTAAAAATAGATTCAAAATCAATCGGTGTTGGCTTGTATCAACATGATGTAGATCAAAAATTACTCAACAAAAAATTGGATGACGTTGTTGTAAGCTGCGTAAACTATGTCGGCGTTGATGTAAATACGGCTTCATCTTCATTATTAACCTATGTATCCGGTTTGACAAAAAACACAGCAAGCAAAATTGTTGAGTACCGCGATAAAAATGGAAAGTTCATCAATCGTGAACAAATTAAAAATGTAAAAGGCATCGGTGAAAAAGTTTTTGAGCAGGCAATTGGATTTTTGAAAATTCCGAATGGTGAAAATCCATTGGATAACACTTTTATTCATCCCGAATCATATCCGGCAGCTGAAAAACTTTTAGAAATGACAAACATCAGTGCAAAAGAAATAAATAAAAAAGGTTCAATGCTCGATTTATTTGTCAAACAAAAAAGTTTATCTGAAATTGCAAAAGAAGTTGAAGTTGGATTACCGACTTTAGAAGACATTATAGAAAATTTAAAGAAACCCGGTCGTGACCCCCGCGAAGAAATGCCTAAACCAATTTTGCGCAGCGATGTTCTTAAAATCGAAGACCTTCAAGAAGGAATGAAATTAACCGGAACTGTTCGCAACGTTGTAGATTTCGGAGCCTTTGTTGATATTGGCGTAAAGCAAGATGGTTTACTTCACATTTCACAAATTGCAAACAAATTCATAAAGCACCCAATAGAAGTGCTAAATGTCGGGGATATTATTGAAGTAACAATTATTGGCGTTGATATTCCAAAAGGAAGAATTTCTTTGAGCTTGATTAAGTAGATATTTTCTAATTATTCTGATAGAGAACACAACAAAGATTTCAGCCGAAAATCGATTTGTGAGCATGTAATTTAATTGGAATAATAACTTTATCTGACTTAACTTTATGGAAGATTAAAAAACCAATTTATTTATGAAGATAATTATTGCAGGTGCAGGAGAAGTTGGTTATCATTTAGCGAAACAGCTTTCTCTTGATGAACACGATATAACAATCATTGATATTGATGGGGCAAGACTCGATAGAATCGGTTCAAACTCCGATGTACTTACAATTCCGGGTTCATCAACCTCCATTGAAATCTTAAAATCCGCTCATGTTGAAAATACCGATCTCCTTGTGGCAGTGACTTCAAGCGAAGCAGTTAATGTTAACACAGCCATCCTTGCCAAAAAATTAGGCGCAAAGCGAACAATTGCAAGAGTTTCGAATGACGAGTATATCTCAGCCGATTTCAAGGATATGTTCAAAAATCTTGGTGTAGATAATTTAATTTATCCCGAAGATTTAGCCGCAATTGAATTAGTAAAATTGATTGAACGTGCAGCGGCTACCGATGTTATTGAATTTGAAAATGGATTACTAACCTTAATCGGTTTAAAACTTGATAAGAATGCAAAAGTTATTCATAAGACCATGCGCGAAACAGCTTCGGAGTATCATTCATTAAACTATAGAATTGTAGCTATTCATAGAGGTATGCGTACATTAATTCCTTCCGGTAATGATATCTTTCTTCCTAACGATCAAATTTTTGTAATTACAAATCCGGGCGGACAAGATAAAATCTTAGAACTCGCCGGTAAGGATAAAACTAAGATTGAAAATTTAATGATACTTGGGGGCGGTAAAATCGGTCGTAAAGCCGCGAGACTTTTAGAAGATGAAATAAATATCAAAATAATAGAAAAAGGAAAAGATAGATCTGTTGAACTAGCCGATCATCTTCAGAAAGCTTTGGTAATTCAAGGAGACGGACGAGATCTTGATTTACTTGCTCAAGAAGGTATAATTGATATGGATGCTTTTATTGCTGTTACAAATGATGCAGAAACAAATATCATAACTTGTCTAATGGCAAAACATCTCGGCGTTTCCAAAACTGTTGCTCTGGTTGACAATGTTGATTATGTCCCTTTAACACAAACTATAGGTCTTGATGCACTTATCAATAAAAAATTAATTACCGCAAGTAATATTTCACGTTTTATTCGAAAATCAAATATTCTGACCTTGGCATCTCTGCAAGGAATTGATGCGGAAGTTTTAGAATTTATTGCACGAGATAATTCAAAAGTGACAACTGCCCCGGTTAAGAATCTTAAATTTCCTAAAAATGCTATCATTGGCGGATATGTAAGAGATGGCGAAGGGTTCATAACTGTAGGAGATTCACAACTTCAACCCGGTGATAAAGTTGTAGTTATTGCTCTTCCAAGCGATATAAGTAAAGTTGAAAAATATTTTCAATAATGCTAAACATTAAAATCATCTTAAATTTTATCGGCTTTGTTTTAATTCTCAACGGATTATTCATGATGTTGGGAATTCCCTTCTCAATTTACTACGGTGCTAATGATATCCTAATTCTTATTGCGTGTGGATTAGGTACATCGTTTATCGGATTGATGCTTGTCTTAGCAACTCGTGATCATAAAAAGGAAATCTACAAACGGGATGGTTACATAATGGTCTCGCTAACATGGATTATGATGGCTTTGTTCGGTGCAATACCCTTTGTAGTTCATGGCGCAATTCCTTCTTATACCGATGCTTTCTTTGAAACCATGTCGGGATTTACAACAACTGGTGCATCCATATTAAATAATATTGAAGAACTTCCACACGGACTTTTATTTTGGCGAAGCATGACTCAATGGTTAGGTGGTATGGGCGTGATAGTATTATCAATTGCAATACTCCCAATGTTGGGCATTGGAGGAATGCAGTTATTTGTTGCAGAGGTTCCGGGTCCAACAAAAGATAAAATTCATCCACGAGTTAGAGAAACAGCCAAAAGATTATGGGGAATTTATGTTTTATTTACATTGGTACAAACCGGTTTACTTTTACTAGGCGGAATGAACTTGTTTGATGCAGTAAATCATTCCTTCACAACAATGGCAACGGGCGGATTTTCAACTAAGCAAGCAAGTATTGCTGCTTATGATTCTCCTTTTATTCATTATGTTATGATAATTTTTATGTTCATTGCGGGAACAAATTTTACTCTTCACTATCATCTTCTGCACAAGAATTTTAAAGTATTTACACAGAATGACGAATTTAAATTCTACTTAAAACTAATAGGTACAGTAACATTAGTTGTAATTGCCGGATTATTTATTTCACAATATTCTGGTGTAGAAAAAACTTTTCGCGATGCATTATTTCAAACAGTTTCTATTATAACCACAACCGGATATGTTACCGCTGATTACGAATTGTGGGGTCCGTTTTTCCAAGTATTATTCTTTTTACTATTATTTACAGGCGGAAGTGCCGGTTCCACAGGCGGCGGTATTAAGATGGTTCGTCATTTTGTTTTAATTAAAAACAGCTTTAGCGAACTTAAGAGATTGATTCATCCGCGTGCTGTAATTCCGGTCAGGTTTAATAAAGGCACAATTGCTTCCGATATTATTTCAAATGTTCTGGCATTTTTTCTTTTCTATATTTTTATTTTTATTCTCGGAACATTGGTAATGTCTTTGATCGGGATGGATTTTTTAAGTGCAATCGGTGCTTCGGCAACATCTCTTGGTAATGTTGGTCCCGGTATCGGAACTGTCGGACCTACACTTAATTTTGCGAATGTACCTGAAATCGGCAAGTGGGTTTTATCCTTCTTGATGCTGATGGGAAGACTTGAATTGTTTACAGTACTAATAATTTTCTCACCGGCTTTTTGGCAGAAGTAGGAATGTAATATTTACACGCTTGTGCAGTCGAAAACCTTTTATTCTCAAAAATCCCATATTTTCCGCAACATTCCTTATATTTAGACTCTTTTCTGTAAAAGGTTATGATAAAAAGATTACTGATCATATTATTAATTTTTGCGAGTACAATCTCGTTTTCACAAGAGATTTATTTCTGCAACAGCCATACGGAAAAAGGTGATCCTATAGATGCTCGCAATGTTTGGTCAATTAAGCCATGGGGCAGTTTGGTTTATGTCCTTGTTAATAATGAAAATAAACCTTTTGAAACACATTTGAATTACCTCTTTCTTGATCGACTTATTGACGGGGAGTATCGACCTTTTGACAGCAAAGCAGTAAATGTGAAGGATGATGCAACATGGTTTGCTTACAACTATAAATTTACCGAGCCTGGTAAATATAAAGTTTATGTAGTGAACCAAAACAAACAAGAGATTGTTGCATCAACAGTTACAATTCAAGTGGAAAGTGATTATTTACAGAATAGGCAGACTAAAAATTCACTGTATTATGACGGAACAAAAATAAAATTTTGCGAAAGAGTAATAGCTGGTAAACCGATTAATACATTTAGGAAAATGTCTCTTTCTAAATTGGATGGAACAGTACATGTATTTATAGATACAAAAAGTTCCATACAGTCTTCAATATTTGTTGTTGATATTTGGGAAAAACCAACTCGCTCAATTGAATACGATAAATTTATAGAGTCAAAGAAATATGCTTTAACTCCCTCTTGGGATTATGTTTTTTTCAAATATACATTTAGTAAACCGGGTCAGTATAAGTTCAATATTTATAATGAAAATGAAGTCCTAATAACTGCCGGATATTTGGAAGTTGTTGAATAGGATTATTTATGTCGGATAAAATACAAATTCATTCTAATAGATTGGTTAGATGGTTATTGATTACCGCGGGATGGTTTTTTGTAACCCTTGGTGTAATTGGATTATTTCTGCCGGTTATGCCAACAACAATTTTTCTAATTATAGCTGCAGCGTGTTTTGCCAGAAGTTCAGATAAGTTTTACAACTGGTTGTTGAACAACAAACAATTCGGCAAATTAATAAGAGATTATCGTGAACACCGAGGTATGCCGCTGAGAGCAAAGTTTATTGCAATAATTATGTTGAATTTATTTATCGGTTACTCCGCAATTTTTGCCGTTGAATTAGTTTGGGTAAAAATACTTTTACTAGTCATAGCAATCGGTGTGACGACATACATAATCTCAATAAAAACTCTTCGACCAAATCAGATACAGGAAGAATTTCAAGAAAGTTAAACGGATAGCTCCTTTTTTGAAAGATGATTAAACCTCATTGTAAGAGAAATTGCAACGGAAGCAAGTCCAACCAAAAAACCTAACCAAATTCCCATAGTTCCGAGTTCAAATGTGAATGCCAAAATATAACCTACAGGAACTCCGAGAAGCCAATAAGCTCCGAATGAAATTATTAAAGGAATTTTTACATCGGTTAAACCGCGAAGCACCCCGATAGCTGTCGCTTGAGTACCGTCAAATAATTGAAACAATGCGGCAACAATTAGTAATGTTGAAGCA
It contains:
- a CDS encoding TRAP transporter large permease subunit is translated as MMEAMPIIFFIVVLLLLLAGFPVAFTLGGASIIFGLFTFGFDFFNLLPLRIWGIMNNYILIAVPLFIFMGVMFEKSGLAEELLETMALLFGKLKGGLAISVLIVGTLLAAATGIVGATVVTMGVLSLPTMLKRGYSPQTATGIISASGTLGQIIPPSIVLVLLGSVLNISVGDLFMAAVIPGFMLVSLYFLYIVLKTFIDPKSVPAMPREDLESFRRDMKFVNIIGAFIAPLFLIIAVLGSIFAGIASPTEAAAIGALGATLLTIGRKKFTLLTLKDVMTSTTRLTSMAFLILVGASAFGLVFRGMGGDRYLTQLISGIEAHHFLVIVMLIIFIAGFFIDFIEITFIIVPVIAPIFVHLGIDLLWVGILIAMNLQTSFLTPPFGFALFYLKGVAPPEVSTTHIYKGIIPYVIIQLIGLLIVILFPQVALWLPATLK
- a CDS encoding TRAP transporter small permease subunit; the encoded protein is MLLEKIAHKIENLSEKIGKSVSWLAFVLVLLVCFDVVSRYLFKFSSVAVQELEWHLFAVIFLIGAAYTLKHDEHVRVDLIYSRLSQKAQALINILGTILFLIPFCLMIVYASQNFVISSFNMSETSPDPGGLPARYILKAILPISFLLILIQSFALIIRSLVQFRKASYKENL
- a CDS encoding galactokinase family protein translates to MKTKKSNANDIQTKLELGFELNFGTSNSVKYFQSPSSIILMGDHTQYNDGIMIATVVDSFVYFACQKSQKKIEIAYNNQKISGDLTGGFKDSSDDKLLHSLIHLINNLIKGNYIKCGFECFIKNETSKVFGLGNHAAAMMGFMKSLSSTSCFDLNNHQMVEVAVKSETELFGPVVSKTLFYASLMHKEHSLLYHDSRTDFKKFLPINENIRLVICNTNVEKENFHERCKDRIVECEVGVKGLRLYIWGIKNLRDVEEKFLERHIHMLPKRLYSRCLYNVLERKLVEDAYKHLRNNEIEEFAINLNKTHKLLAEHYEISSVTMDKLVSIAEESKICLGSKMVSCSYHDSTINLVYKKNLDKFSTHVSTKYVSKNGSELVIEDYGISEGANQLKINQKHTVYRN
- a CDS encoding tetratricopeptide repeat protein, whose amino-acid sequence is MPYSEEFFDNNDEQYFEDEDIQEKVNSCKQIVSTGQTFSYLENIEETIELCLEYDFVEDGLFLCDAVLDITPYNSEVWQFKGMLLNNKFDFDNAYVAFNKSLSLNPNDVETLINKSIAEENLNLYPDAVETLEKALQLEPNNEEVLFSLGLLNERQENYREAIEYFKKAIEADSSYSESWYELGYCYESIDELDEALKVYEKFLDLEPHSPTGWYNKGIVQIRMGDFAKSADSFELSIALKDDFASSWFNLGVAYANMNKINDSLSSFKRAAEIDPYDESIFLNIGQAYEDLGDLNMAIKSYTKSISLDEDYYEAYLARGYCYDMLGKYRLALRDFNKAISITTNPTDAWSAKADLEYSLGHLKDSINCYINAIQADNKNFNAWFKLAETHIEVGSWLDALAAFEECLNLRPNHANSYYGKAKIFFLLNRTSEAISCLKSAFNLDPTIKNDFAKEYPEVKTSKLFNKLIQEN
- the aroE gene encoding shikimate dehydrogenase, coding for MQSLNKFNHTTQIVGVMGHPIRHSFSPLMHNISFEILDLNYIYLPFDVTITNLKTALKGMIALGIKGVNVTLPLKEKIGQYLNEISDEAGIVGSINTVVNENGSLHGYNTDVHGIIETLAPFKDEIVNQTVTVIGSGGAARSVLYALIKDFKPGKINIVNRTADKAESLKEYFISKMLFEEIHSYELLPPDLVGLFKDSKLIVNATSIGMTPAIDDAATTIAESFHKEQIVFDVVYTPLKTKLLEIAEGQGAIALNGLKMFIEQGAKSFELWTEKEMPKEKIYTAIKSYMQS
- a CDS encoding pyridoxal phosphate-dependent aminotransferase — protein: MRMGELSVCKRIDKVGVSPTMRVAGEAKAMKARGEDVIDLSVGEPDFPTPQNIKDAAKRAIDEEHTKYTINSGSVELRKAIQQSLIRDYDIEYALDEIIVSNGAKQSVYNTIMATVHVDDEVIIPAPYWVSYPQMVTLAHGTPVIVETTEESGFKLTPKQLVESITPYTRAMILCNPSNPTGSAYTKDELQEIAEIMSKYHIFVIADEIYDKLVYDDFKFTSFPTLGEDTKRRTILINGVSKAYAMTGWRIGYTAAQKNVVDGINKLQSHSTSHASSISQQAAIEAFIGPQNAVEEMRKEFEKRRNYLHAELNKIDGITCNKPEGAFYLFPNISKLFHRKSNVYKIEHSFDFAMHLLKEAQIAVVPGSAFGAEGYLRVSYANSMENLERAVERFRKAVEMLS